A window from Mytilus trossulus isolate FHL-02 unplaced genomic scaffold, PNRI_Mtr1.1.1.hap1 h1tg000122l__unscaffolded, whole genome shotgun sequence encodes these proteins:
- the LOC134700093 gene encoding hemicentin-2-like: MVARDPEDCSTEEAGGIQHVSPLTQTIFVKEGATAKLLCPQRTETISTTWTGPVSENPIADGRQISYFFKAGKFSVTGNFSSGESILLINTVTSDDQGDYTCDIVVDGMPLQHTVRLILEQPPTQMMISGLDNFGRKHGQEGQRIALTCTVESGQPEETMLWTRNGTVVKVGGPRILRFDWIATRSDNLLNYTCTANNSATNDPLMKTVQLDIAYTPVLSANGSKEIQHFEGQSLYVTCDQSSNPPSSEPKWWHVDVMSIKRLFSNSRILYINVITRRDTGIYICEAANTIGTGSTNISINVLYPPTVRIDYNNYTENENRRELLCVANGNPDKYTFSQWDQKSQFGEHIRFIDGYTNGSLVLPATPTKSYQDAGFYVCTVSNGVPDTHGQVNQSTDAFLSVQGKPVFIEGNKKIFYGIVNEPTYIRLEVYSVPKVTDIQLKDINGVIVNRQRDAVITDESALLRFKFHNTLVKVNGYQLKIHFSTFSQRDVGKYALDISNRYGKDTTNFTIQAASREEGMFTIFAVISSAAVVFIILLPAVLCSCIRNRCSGEVSGFRPRTIPTDGPSIYDEIPSDHIPDNFVPINTIESNDEVGIFTMPRIQVERQLETKSDVYISESEVYQVNDDHLEPWVKRQSVSDSLDSGSDVCALNTYYLHQNVKSQSESSSCNSGSDILKVNDDYLHPYVSLKPNWKEISKAEGLYMQHVK, translated from the exons ATGGTAGCCAGGGATCCTGAAGACTGCTCGACAGAAGAGGCAGGCGGAATACAACATG tatcACCTCTAACACAAACTATTTTTGTGAAAGAAGGAGCCACTGCAAAGCTCCTGTGTCCTCAGCGAACAGAAACAATTTCAACAACATGGACAGGTCCGGTGTCTGAAAACCCTATTGCAGATGGCCGACAAATTAGCTATTTTTTCAAAGCTGGCAAATTTAGCGTGACGGGTAATTTTTCAAGCGGCGAATCCATTCTGTTAATAAATACTGTAACATCAGATGACCAGGGAGACTATACTTGTGATATTGTTGTAGACGGCATGCCCTTGCAGCACACAGTACGGCTGATATTGGAAC AACCACCGACACAAATGATGATCAGTGGATTAGACAACTTTGGCCGAAAACATGGACAAGAGGGACAACGCATTGCTCTTACATGTACTGTTGAAAGTGGACAACCAGAGGAAACAATGTTATGGACTAGAAATGGAACAGTCGTTAAAGTCGGAGGTCCGAGGATCTTGAGATTCGATTGGATTGCTACTCGGTCAGACAATTTACTGAATTATACATGCACGGCAAATAATTCAGCAACAAATGACCCACTAATGAAAACCGTACAACTCGATATAGCAT ATACACCAGTCTTGTCAGCAAACGGCAGTAAAGAAATACAACATTTTGAAGGTCAATCTCTATACGTCACGTGTGATCAAAGCAGTAACCCCCCATCGAGTGAACCAAAATGGTGGCATGTTGATGTAATGAGCATAAAACGATTGTTTTCAAATAGCCGTATCCTCTACATCAATGTCATCACGCGACGAGACACTGGAATATACATATGTGAAGCCGCCAATACTATAGGAACTGGTTCAACAAACATCAGTATTAACGTCCTTT ATCCACCAACTGTTCGTATTGACTACAACAATTACACCGAGAATGAAAACAGAAGAGAATTATTGTGCGTAGCTAATGGAAATCCagataaatatacattcagTCAGTGGgatcaaaaatcacaatttggAGAACACATTCGATTCATTGATGGATATACGAACGGAAGTCTCGTCCTCCCAGCCACTCCAACCAAAAGCTATCAAGATGCTGGTTTCTATGTTTGTACAGTCAGTAACGGAGTACCCGATACACATGGTCAAGTGAACCAGTCAACTGATGCTTTTCTATCTGTACAAG GAAAACCTGTTTTTATAGAGggaaacaagaaaatattttacgGCATAGTTAATGAGCCAACATATATTCGTTTAGAAGTATATAGTGTTCCTAAAGTTACGGATATACAACTGAAAGATATAAACGGTGTCATCGTGAACCGACAGAGAGATGCTGTTATAACAGATGAGTCAGCTCTGTTAAGATTCAAATTTCACAACACATTAGTGAAGGTAAATGGGTATCAGCTAAAAATCCATTTCTCAACGTTTTCACAAAGGGATGTCGGAAAGTACGCCTTGGATATATCTAACAGATATGGAAAGGATACCACAAACTTTACAATTCAGGCTGCta gtagAGAAGAAGGCATGTTCACAATATTTGCTGTAATAAGCAGTGCTGCAGTAGTTTTTATAATTCTCCTACCTGCAGTATTATGTAGTTGCATTAGAAACCGATGTTCTGGTGAAGTATCAGGATTTAGACCAAGGACCATACCCACTGATGGTCCAAGTATATATGATGAAATTCCTTCTGATCACATTCCTGACAATTTCGTGCCGATAAATACTATAGAGTCAAATGACGAAGTGGGGATATTTACAATGCCGCGAATACAGGTCGAACGTCAATTGGAGACCAAATCCGATGTTTATATTTCTGAGAGTGAAGTATATCAAGTGAACGATGACCATTTAGAACCGTGGGTAAAAAGGCAATCGGTATCCGATTCATTGGATTCTGGGAGTGATGTGTGTGCATTAAATACTTATTATTtacatcaaaatgtaaaaagtcaATCGGAGTCTAGTTCATGTAATTCCGGAAGTGACATTCTTAAAGTAAATGACGACTATTTACATCCTTATGTGTCCCTTAAGCCCAATTGGAAAGAAATCTCCAAAGCTGAAGGGTTGTACATGCAACACGTTAAATAA